The Metabacillus sediminilitoris genome window below encodes:
- a CDS encoding sensor histidine kinase yields MSIIQRQILIGAIFTIIVFILFSVLFFIAFPLEGWDSLWEQKVLDLPFIYIVPSICMLVGVCFGFFSGWFWKKQIQSITTAVRELEKSRTLPVERHTFPEIHEIWSRIEKVQKQMMEQTKLSQKLANEKAEDNEKIIQEMVAQERNRLARELHDSVSQQLFAASMMMSAITESRSLSETLETKQLKLIEETIHQSQLEMRALLLHLRPAALKGKSLQEGVKELLVELMQKVTMNIKWKVEPIPLDKGVEDHLFRILQESVSNTLRHAKATNLDVLLIKRDDFVIMRISDDGIGFEIDEEKTGSYGMQTMRERAVEIGGTLKVVSLKNKGTRLEVKVPVLAIEGDLK; encoded by the coding sequence ATGAGCATTATTCAACGGCAAATTCTCATTGGCGCTATTTTTACGATCATCGTCTTTATCTTATTTTCAGTTTTATTTTTTATCGCGTTTCCATTGGAAGGCTGGGATTCATTATGGGAACAAAAAGTGTTGGATTTGCCTTTTATTTATATCGTTCCAAGTATTTGCATGTTAGTAGGTGTTTGTTTCGGATTTTTTTCAGGCTGGTTTTGGAAAAAACAAATTCAGTCGATCACAACAGCAGTGAGAGAGCTAGAAAAAAGTAGAACCCTTCCGGTGGAACGTCATACATTTCCTGAAATTCATGAAATATGGAGCAGAATTGAAAAAGTACAAAAACAAATGATGGAGCAAACAAAGCTTTCCCAGAAGCTTGCAAATGAAAAGGCAGAGGACAATGAAAAAATAATACAAGAGATGGTCGCGCAAGAACGGAATCGATTAGCTCGTGAGCTGCATGATTCTGTCAGTCAGCAATTGTTCGCAGCCTCCATGATGATGTCTGCTATTACAGAATCAAGGTCATTATCAGAGACCTTAGAAACAAAGCAGCTAAAATTAATTGAAGAAACAATCCATCAATCACAGCTTGAAATGAGAGCGTTGTTATTGCATCTACGTCCTGCAGCTTTAAAAGGAAAATCACTTCAAGAAGGTGTAAAAGAATTATTGGTAGAATTAATGCAAAAGGTTACAATGAATATAAAATGGAAAGTTGAACCAATTCCTTTGGATAAAGGTGTTGAAGACCATTTATTTCGCATCCTTCAAGAGTCTGTCTCAAATACTCTTCGCCATGCAAAAGCAACAAACCTTGATGTCCTGTTAATTAAACGGGATGATTTTGTCATTATGCGCATATCTGACGATGGAATTGGTTTTGAGATTGATGAAGAAAAAACAGGTTCGTATGGGATGCAAACAATGCGCGAGCGAGCTGTTGAAATTGGCGGTACATTAAAGGTAGTGAGTTTGAAAAATAAGGGAACTCGATTAGAGGTTAAGGTTCCTGTACTTGCGATAGAGGGTGATTTAAAATGA